CGTGCCCGGCGACACCCTGCGTACGGGGTCGACGCTGGTGATCCAGCCGCTCTGGTTCGTCGGGGTGTACACCGTGGTCACGGCCCTCACGCCGGTCTGCGTCACGCTGGCGCGGAAGCTCGACGGCTGGGCGGCGCTCCCGCTGCTGGTCTCCGTCGCCGTCGTGGACTTCCTGCGCTACGGGCCGTACGCGGAGGCGATGCCGTCCTGGCTGAGCGTGCTCAACGTCCTGCCCGGCTGGCTCTTCGCGTATCAGCTCGGTGTGTCATGGGGCGAGGGGCGGATCGGCAAGCGCGGGGCCCGGCTGCTGCTGGTCGGCGGCGGGGTGCTGTTCGCCGTGCTGCTGCTGGTCTTCCACTACCCGGCGTCCATGGTCGGGGTGCCGGGCGAGGCCCGGACGAACTCGCATCCGCCGTCGCTGCTGGTGGTGGCGTTGGCGGCGGCCCAGAGCGGGGCGGCGATCCTGCTGCGTGACCGGCTGGGGCGGCTGCTGCGCAAGCCGCTGCTCTGGGCGCCGGTCGTGGTGATCAACCTGTCCGCGATGACGATCCTGTGCTGGCACCAGACCGCGATGCTGGCCGCCGCCGTACCGGCCTCGCTCGCGGGAGCGGGGGGCACGGCGGTGGCGGGGCTGACGACGGCACCGGACACGGTGGGCTGGATCCTCGCCCGGGCCGCGTGGCTGCCGGTGTTCGCCGGGCTGCTGGTGCTGATCGCCCGGTACGCGCGCCGCTTCGAGGCCCCGCGGCGGGCGGACACCCGCGCCGCGAACACCCGCCGCGCGCTGGCGGGGCTGCTCGCGGCGGGGTTCGCGGTGTTCGCGCTGGGGCTGGCGTGAGGGGACGGCGGTGTGCCCAAGGCGTCGCGCAGCCGTCATGAACTTCATGAACCGGGCGATCACCGCTTACGCCTCCGGGCTACTCCTCCCGCGCCGCCGACGTACTGCTCATGTCCGGGTAGCGGTCCCCCGCCACCCGCCCCGCGATCGGCTCCAGCGCGGCCAGTTCGTCCGCCGTCAGGGTCAGCCGGGTCGCCGCGACGTTCTCCAGGAGGCGGTTGCGCTTACGGGTGCCGGGGATCGGGACCACGTTCAGGCCGTGGACCTCGGCGCGCTGCTGGACCCAGGCGAGGGCCACCTGCGCGGCCGTCACCCCGTGCGCGGCGGCGATCTTGTGGACGGGCGCCAGCAGGGCCGCGTTCGTCCGGGCGTTGTCGCCGGTGAACCGGGGCTGGTGCTTGCGGAAGTCGCCCTCGGCCAGATCCTTGCCCGCGTCGGTGAAGGCCCCGGTGAGGAAGCCCCGGCCCAGCGGGGAGTACGGGACGAGCGTGACGCCCAGTTCGGCCGCCGCGCCGACCGCGCTCTTCTCGACGTCCCGGCTGAAGAGGGACCACTCCGACTGGAGAGCGGCGATCGGGTGCACGGCGTGCGCCTCGCGCAGTTCGGGGCCGGTCACCTCGCTCAGGCCGAGCTGCTTGACCTTGCCCTGCCGGACCAGCTCCGCCAGCGCGCCGATCGATTCGGCGAGCGGGACGGCCGGGTCGCGGCGGTGCATGTAGTAGAGGTCGATGACGTCGGTGTCCAGCCGGCGCAGGCTCGCCTCGACGGCGGTACGGATGTACGCGGGGTCGTTGCTGATGCCCCGGTAGTGGGGGTCGTCGGTGCGGACGAGGGCGAACTTGGTGGCGAGGGTGATCTCGTCCCGGTGGGCCCCGACGAACGGGGCGAGGAACTCCTCGTTGGCCCCGCGCCCGTAGGCGTCGGCGGTGTCGAGGAGCGTGACGCCCGCCTCCAGGGCCGCGTCGAGGGTGTCGCGGGCGGCGCGTTCGTCGGTGTCGCCGTAGAACTCGCTCATCCCCATGCAGCCGAGGCCCTGCACGCCGACGTGCGGTCCGCCCGCTCCCAGCTCCACGGTGGCGATCTTGTCAACGGTCATCAGACGCTGTGCCTCTCCGGCGCCCGGCGGGCGCCCGCATAGAAATCGATCTTGTGGTCGAGGACGGCGAGGGTGTCGTGGAGCTCCGCGATCCGCGAGATCACATCGCGGCGGGTCTCCTCCAGCAGCTCCTGCCGTGCCTCGAAGGTGGCCTCCCCCTGGCGCAGCAGCTCCGCGTACCGCACCATGTCGGCGACGGGCATCCCGGTCAGCCGCAGCTTGCCGACGAAGGCCAGCCAGTCGAGGTCGCGGTTGCTGAAGCGGCGCTGACCGGTGTGCGAGCGGTCGACGTGGGGCATGAGCCCGATGCGCTCGTACCAGCGCAAGGTGTGCGCGGTGAGCCCGGTGAAGGCGACGACCTCGCTGATCGAGTAGCTGTCCTGGCCCGCGGGGCGGGGGTGCTCCGTCATGACCTCCACGCTAGATCCTTGGAGTGCACTCGAAGCAAGCGGAATCGGCGCTGTCTTCCCGGCACCCCCTCCGCCCGGACATGTCGCGTTTGTCCGAGATGAAGAAATGTTCATCCTGGCTTCATGTTCGTACCGCCCGGGACCGTCAGGGTGAACGCATGGCTTTCTCACCTCGTCTGGCGGCCCTGGCAGCCGTCGTCGCCGTGCCGCTGGGCATAGCGGCCACCAGCTATGCCATGACCGACCCATCGGAGGCGCCGAAGGTGCCCCCCGCCGTCCGGCTGGAGGAGAGCCCGCGCGGCACACCGTCGCCGGGCCAGGACGCGTCGCCGGACGGTGCCGCCTCCCCGGGCGGCTTCCCGACGCCGAGCGGTTCCTCCACCCCGGCCCGCACCCCGGACAGCTCGGTCGTCCCGGGCCCCTCCGCGGCCGACGACGACGATGACGACGACTTCGGTGATGACGGATAGCCGGTCGCCCCTGGGCTTCCCGAGGATTTCCGCCCGCGTCCGGATCCTGCTGTGGTTGCTGGTCGTGATGGCGGTCGCGCTGGGCGCGGTCGCCGTCACCGTGCGCTCGATCCTCCAGCGGGACGTGGACCACCGCATCAGCCAGCTGCTCACGCAGGAGACCGGCGAGTTCGCGAACTTCGTGCCGCAGGGGGTGGACCCGGACACCGGCGGCCGGTTCGACACCGCCGACCGGCTGCTCCGCGTCTATCTGCAACGCCAGTACGCCGATCCGGACGAGGAGCTGCTGGGGCTGACCGGCCCGGCCGGCGACCGGCCGGACGTCATCCGGCAGCGCCGCGAGCTGCCCCGGGACATCGCCCTGTGGCAGGACACCGGCGCGCTCACCCGCATCCGCGCCTCCCAGGACTCGTTCGGCACGCTGGAGCGCCCGCAGGGCGAACTGCGCTGGGCGAAGGTCGAGATCGGGCCGTCGGCGGGCGGGCAGCCCGGGGCGTTCGTCGTCGCCTTCCACCCGGAGCGCGAACGGGCCGTCGCCGACAAGACGTTCTGGATGCTGCTCGCCCTGTCCGGAGTCGCCCTGCTGATGACGACCGGGATCGGCTGGGCCGTCGCCGGACGCATCCTCGCGCCCGTCCGGCTGGTGCGGACGACGGCGGCGGAGCTGACCGAGCAGGACCTGACGCGGCGGATCCCCGTGGAGGGCCGGGACGACATCGCGGCCCTCGCCGAGACGTTCAACGCGATGCTGGACCGGCTTGAGCGCGCGTTCGCCGCGCAGCGGGTCTTCGTCGACGACGCCGGGCACGAGCTGCGCACCCCGATCACCATCGTCCGGGGCCATCTGGAGCTGATGGGCGACGATCCGGCGGACCGGGAGGAGACGGTACGGCTGGTCACGGACGAGCTGGACCGGATGAGCCGCATCGTGGAGGACCTGCTGCTGCTCGCGGGGGCCGAGCGCCCCGACTTCGTCACCCCCGAGCCCGTCCAGCTCGCGGAGCTGACCGCCGACGTGTTCGTGAAGGTGCGGACCCTCGGCGAGCGGGAGTGGGAGCTCGACGGGGTCGCGGACCGCGAAGTGCGCCTGGACCCGCAGCGGATGACGCAGGCGATGGTCCAGCTCGCGCAGAACGCCGTCCAGCACACCGTGCCCGGCCAGCGCATCCGGATCGGCTCCCGGGTCGAGGCGGGTCGGGACCGGGCGGGCCGCGTCGAGCTGTACGTCGCCGACCACGGGCCCGGCATTCCGCCGGAGGACGCCGAGGTCATCTTCGAGCGGTTCCGCCGGGGCACGTCCCGGCGCGGGACCCGCACCAGCGGGGCCGGGCTCGGCCTCGCCATCGTCAAGGCCATCGCGGAGGGCCACCACGGCCGCGTCGAACTCCGCCGGACCGAGGGCGGCGGAGCCACCTTCGTACTCATGCTGGAGACCGAGTCATGAACCGCATCCTGATCGCCGAGGACGAGGAGCGCATCGCCTCGTTCGTCCAGAAGGGCCTGCGCGCCAACGGCTTCACCACGGTCGTCGCCGAGGACGGCGATCTGGCGCTCGGCCACGCGCTGACCGGCGGGTTCGACCTGATGGTGCTCGACATCGGACTGCCGGGCCGGGACGGCTTCACCGTGCTGCGGGAGTTGCGCGAGGCGCGCGTCACGCTGCCGGTGATCGTGCTCACCGCCCGCGACTCGGTCCGCGACACGGTGGCCGGACTGGAGGGCGGGGCCGACGACTGGATGACGAAGCCGTTCCGCTTCGAGGAGCTGCTCGCCCGGGTACGGCTGCGCCGGCGCACCGCGGCCCGCACGCCCGAAGTCACCATGTTGCGCAGCGGCAGCCTCGCCCTGGACCTGCGGACGCGCCGGGCCCGCGCGGAGGACCGGACGGTGGATCTGACGGCGCGCGAGTTCGTGCTGCTGGAGATGTTCCTGCGCCACCCGGGCCAGGTGCTGTCGCGCGAACAGATCCTGTCGCATGTGTGGGGGTACGACTTCGACCCCGGCTCCAACATCGTGGACGTGTACGTCCGCGCGCTCCGCCGGAAGTTGGGAGCGGAACGGCTGGAGACGGTACGGGGCATGGGGTACCGGCTGCCGTAGCGGTCGGCCCCGGAATCCTTCCCGGGGGCCATGGCCGCATGAAAGATCCTTCACCGGCGGCTCATCGGGCGCTCACCCCGCCTTCAGAGGCTGTACAGCGTGCCTCTTCCTCTCCGGCAGACCGTCGGCCTCTGTGCCGTCCTCGGGCTCTGCGCTCTCCTCGCCGTCCCCGGCGCCGCCCCCGGTCTCAGCGCCGACGGGCGGCTCTCCCTCGCCGTCTTCGCCCTGGCCACGGCCGCCTGGATCGCCACCCCGGTGGACGACGCCTACATCGCGCTCGGCGCGGGTCTGGCGCTGACCGTGACGGGGGTGATCAGCAGCGAGACCCTGTTCGCCACCCTGGGCGACGAGACGGTGTGGCTGCTGATCTGCGCCTTCGTCCTGGCGGCCGCCGTGACCCGGACCGGGCTCGCGGGCCGGGCCGCCGTCTTCCTGGTCGGCGGGGCCAGGACCGTACGCCAGTTGGTGCACCTGACCACGGCCGGTCTCGTGGTCACCGCGTTCGCCGTGCCGGCGACGTCGGGGCGGGCGGCGCTCGCCCTCCCGGTGTTCCTGGCGCTGGCGGCCGCACTCCGCGAGCGGACCCGCCTCGTCGTCATGCTGGCGCTGCTCTTCCCCACCGTCATCCTGCTGTCCGCGGTCGCGACGCTGATCGGGGCGGGCGCGCACCTGATCACGGTCGGGGTGCTGTGGGAGCAGACCGGGGAGCACCTGAGCTTCGTCCGATGGCTCGTCCTCGGGCTGCCGTTGGCCGTCGTCTCGTCCCATCTCGCCGCCGAACTGGTGCTGTTGACGACGACCCGGCGCGCCGACCGGAAGGGTCCGGTCACGATCACGGCGGCCCGGATCCAGGAGCACTCCGAGACGGCCGTGGAGGGCCCGTTCACCCCGGCGGAGTCCCGGTGCCTGCTGCTCCTGGCGACGGTCGTCCTGCTGTGGTGCAGCGAGCCGTTGCACGGGGTGTCGCCCGCCGTGGTCGCGCTCATCGGCGCGCTGGTGTCCACTTCGCCCGCGCTGGGGACGGTCCGCTTCAAGGACGGTCTGCGGACGGTCCCCTGGCCGCTGCTGCTGTTCATGGCCGCCACGATGGCGATGGGCGTCGCGCTCTCCGACTCGGGTGCGGCCGACTGGCTGGTGGGGTGGATACCCCTGGGGGCGTCCACGCCCCCGTGGCTGTTCCTGGCCGGAGTGGTCGTCGTCAGCACGGCCGCCCATCTGGCGCTCCAGTCGCGCTCCGCCCGGTCCTCCGTCCTCGTCCCGCTGGTGGTCGCGGCGGCGGTCGGGGCCGGGGTCAACCCGGTCACGGCGGCGCTGGCGTCCACGGCCGCCGCCGGTTTCTGCCACACCCTGCCGTCCTCGGCCAAGCCGGTCGCGCTCTTCGCGGACGTGCCCGGCACCCCGACGTACACCCCGCGCGACCTGCTGCGGCTGTCCGCCTTCCTCGCGCCGCTCACGGCGGCCCTCGTCCTCGCCTTCGCCCTCGTCGTCTGGCCGCTGCTCGGCGTGCCCGTCCTCCTGGAGACCCAGCCATGACCCGTCACACCCGTCCCGCCCACCGCATCGCCATCGCCCCCAGCGGTTTCAAGGAGTCCCTGTCGGCCGGCCGGGTGGCGGAGGCCATCGCCATCGGCGTACGCCGGGTGATCCCCGACGCCGATCTGGACCTCATCCCCCTCGTGGACGGCGGCGAGGGCACGGCGGAGGCGCTGGCCCTGGCGAGTGGCGGCCGCCTGGTGCCGTACACCGCGACGGGCCCGGTGGGCGACCCGGTCGCCTCGCACTTCGCGCTGCTGGGCGGGCCCGGCCCGCTCACCGCCGTCGTGGAGATGGCGGCCGTCGCGGGCCTCGCCCTGGTCCCGGCGGACCGCCGCCACCCGGGCGCGACGACGACGTACGGTGTGGGCGAGCTGATCCGGGCGGCCCTGGACGCGGGGGCCCGGCGCATCCTCGTCGGCTGCGGCGACTCCGGTACGTCGGACGGGGGCGCGGGCGCGCTCCGGGCGCTGGGGGCCCGGCTGACCGACCGGCACGGCCGCGAACTCAGGCCGGGTGGCGGGTCGTTGCACGAGCTGGAGCACATCGACCCGGCCGGCCTCGACCCGAGGCTGGCCGGCGCCGAACTGCTCGTGGCCTGCAACCCGTACAACGTGCTGTGCGGAAAGCGCGGCGTGGCCCGGGTGTTCGGCCCGCAGAAGGGGGCGACCCCGGCGGAGGTGGAGCTGCTCTCGGCGGGCCTGGAGCGGCTCGCCGCCGTCCTCACCCGGGACCTGGCCCCGTCGTTCGCCCCGCCGACCGGTACCCCGGTCGACCTGCGGACGGCCCCCGGCACGGGCGCCTCGGGCGGCCTGGGAGCCGGCCTGGCCGCCGTCGGAGCCCGGCTCCTCCCCCGGTACGACGTCCTCCTCGACGGCCTCGACCTGGACGCCCGCCTGGCCCGCGCCGACTTCGTGATCACGGCGGAGGGGGCGCTCGACCACCAGACCGTACGCGGCAAGATCCCGGCGGAGGTGGCGCGCCGGGCCCGGGCGGCGGGGGTACCGGTCCTGGTGCTGGCCGGAACGATCGGGCCGGGCGCGCAGGACGTACGGGCGGTGGGCGTGGACGCGTACAGCGCGATCCTGCCCGCGCCGATGACGCTGGTGGAGGCGATCGGCCGGAGCGGCGAGTTCCTGGCGGACGCCACGGAGCGGGCGATGCGGATCATGGCCTTGGGGACCCGCCTGGCCCCGCTCGCCCAGGTGGCCGCGTGAGCGCCCCCGGCGCCCGGTCTTGGGCGGCGGCCCGGGGTTTCCCGTGGCCCGGGGTTTCCCGTGGCCCGGGACTTCCCGTGGCCCGGGACTTCCCGTGGCCCGGGACTTCCCGGCACCTGTGGCCGGCCGGCCCCGGGCCCCGGGACCGGCCGCCGGGCACGGCGGTTAGGCTCGGACGCATGGAGAGCCTGCGCATCATCGACACCTGGCCGGTCACGACGGCGGCGGCCGCCGTCGTGCGGGCGGACGGCACGGTCCTCGGCACGCACGGGCCGGCCGGCCACCGCTTCCCCCTCGCCTCGGTCACCAAGCCGCTCGCGGCCTACGCCGCGCTGGTGGCGTACGAGGAGGGGGCCGTCGAGCTGGACGAGCCGGCCGGGCCCGAGGGCTCCACGGTGCGCCACCTGCTCGCCCACACCAGCGGTCTCGCCTTCGACGAGCACCGGGTGACGGCTCCGCCCGGCAACCGCCGCCTGTACTCCAACGCGGGCTTCGAGGTGCTGGGGGACCACATCGCGAAGGCGTCCGGCATCCCGTTCGCGGAGTACCTGCGCCAGGCGGTCCTGGAGCCGCTGGCCATGACGTCCACGAGCCTCGACGGCTCCCCGGCCCGCGACGGCGTCTCCACCGTGGCCGACCTGGTCCGCTTCGCCGCCGAGGTCCAGGCCCCCCGCCTGCTCGACCCGCGTACGGTCCTCGATGCCCAGAGCGTCGTGCATCCGGGCCTCAAGGGCGTTCTGCCGGGCTACGGCCACCAGAGCCCGAACGACTGGGGTCTCGGCTTCGAGATCCGCGACTCCAAGTCCCCGCACTGGACGGGGAACACATCGTCCCCGGCGACCTTCGGGCACTTCGGCCAGTCGGGTACGTTCCTGTGGATCGACCCGGTGGCGGGCGCGGCCTGCGTCGCGCTGACCGACCGCGCCTTCGGACCGTGGGCGGTGGAGGCCTGGACACCGTTCACGGACGCGGTTCTCGCCGAGCTGTCCTGAACCGCCCGCCACGGCCACCGCTTCGGAACTCCGCAGCGGAACGCCCCCGTTCCCGTGGTGCGTGGGACTGCACCGTGGGAACGGGGGCGCCACTCCGCCGGGGCGGACCCTCAGACGATCCAGCGGTCGCCGAAGCCGCAGTCGGCGATCTCGAGCACGGTGTCGTCTCCAGCGCTCGCGCCGCCCGTCGGACGCAGGCACAGGTCGTTGCTGACCGCGTTACGGATCCAGTTGGTCCCGTCCCCGCGAGGGTCGAGCCACCAGAGCTGGTTGTCGCCGGTCGCGTTGCAGTGGAACTGGGCGACCTTCGTTCCCGCCGACCTCGCCCCGTAGTAGCCCAGGTCCAGGCACAGCCCGCCCTTGCTGTTGCGGATCAGGAAGAGGGGCGCGTTCTGGGGCCCGCCGTCCTTGTCCACGATGTCGAGGCTCCACAGCTGGTTGTCGGTGGTCGAGGTTGTGCAGGGGTCCTGGTTGATACGGCTGTTGACCTCGCCCTTGCCCCAGCCCGGGACGTCCACGCACTGTCCGGTCTCCGCGTTCTTGATCACGGTGTTCTGGACCCCGGAGCGTCCGTTGGCCCACTGGCGGAGCTTCTCGGCCGGCGTCAGCACCTTGGCCTTGACCTGGGGCTTCTTCACAACCTTGGACTTCTCCGGCGAGGGCGTCGGCGAGGGCGTGACCGGCTGCTGGTGGATCACGGGCCCGACCGGCTTCTTCTCCTTCTTCTCCTTCTTCTCCTCTTTCCTGCTCGGCGTGGGGGAGGGCACCGGTGACTGGCTGGTGTACGTCTCCGGGACCGGAGGGCGCTCACTGTCCAGCACCGTGCCCGCCGCGTTCTCGGTCCGGGTGCGCTCGGGCTTGCGATCGTCCTGGCCCGCCAGAAGGAAGGGCACGGCGATCAGGAGTGCGCCGACTATGCCGGCTGCCGCGAGCATCGGCTTCTTGGGCCGGCTGCCGGGCGGTTCGTCGCCCTCCTGCGAACTCGCGCCGCCGCCGCCACCGGTTCCGGTGGCGGCCACCGCGCTGCCCGAAGCCGGGCCGTCGGTGCTGACGGTCGCCAGCTCCGCCGTCGGGACGGACGCCGACGACGCCGGAACGGCAGCGGCCGCGTCGCCGGACCGCCCCTCGGACGATGAGGCGGCGGGTTCGGTGGTGCTCTCCGCCGCTTCCCGAGGCACCTCGGTGCGCGCCCCGGTCGCCTCGCCGGTGTTCGCGACCTCCGGACGCCGGGAGGCGCCCGTGTTCGCGGGGTTCCCGGCAGGCGGGTTCTCCGCTCGGGAGGCGGTCACGGCTCCGGCGGCGGACACGGCCGTACCACCGGTCCGCTCGCCGCCGCCCGGCGCCAGTGCGCCGCCGGGGTCGGCGGGCGTTCCGGGCATGGTCACCGCTCGGCGTACCGATACGGAGGAGCCGCGGGAACTCCGGCTCTTCCCGGTGTCCTTGTCACCGGTGGACGCGCCCGACCGCGTTGTTGTGCGGGGTGTTGGATCATGCTCTCGTGCCACGTAAGGTCCTCGCTCTTGTCGGGGTTCGTTGTCGCGTCACGGCCCGGCCCCCACAGCGCCCGCACAGCGCTCCGGCCAGTCGCCGGCGCCGTCGGGCATCACATCGGGTCCGGGCGCGACGGCCTCCAGCCGGGCCAGCACGGCTCGATCCCCCTCGGGATCGGGCGCGACCGCCTCGGCAGGTCCGGTCAGTTCACGCAGGTGGATCTGTACGCCGGGCCCCGTGCGGCGCACGGCCAGCACCCGGAAGAGCGTCCCGGGGGCGAACACGACCTCCTCCGGCCCGCGCTGCTCGGAGAACTGCCGCACGCGCCGGCCGGCCACCGACCAGATGACATAGCTGTCACCCGGCGGCGGTACGGTGCCGGCGTCCAGCCGCACGGTGCTCAGCAGGGCAGCGTCGCGCAGCAGCGTTCCGGGGCGTGGTGATCCGGGACGGTCCGTGCCTTCGGAGGCGGTGGTGCCGCGCAGCACCGCGCCCCGGTAGGACGGCATCCGGTTCAGCGCCGAGGCCACACAGGCGCCGTAGGGCAGCAGGTCCAGTTCACGGTCGCGCAGGCTCCAGGTCAACGTGCCGTGACTGAGCGGGCCTTCGGGAAGGTGCAGGTACATCCGCAGCGCGATGAGATCGGCGCGGGCCGCCTCCTGTTCCTTGCCGCGCAGCGCGGGCATCCGGGCGAGCGCCCGCGCGACGGCCGCGCCGTGCCGGTCCCACATCTCCCCCGCGAGCGCGCGGAAAGCGGTCCGCTCGGCCTCGGAGCTGCGGTGGCCGGGCTCCAGCAGGACAGGGGGGAGCGGAGCCTGGGTGACGTCCGCGCCCTCGTCCCCGTCTCCGTCCTTGTCCCCGTCCTCGGTCACCTGTCCGGCACCGGTCGTGGCGGGGGTC
This sequence is a window from Streptomyces parvus. Protein-coding genes within it:
- a CDS encoding acyltransferase, coding for MNAVRENARRLAARVDASTPAHRDRAVDGLRALALLAVPLGHWMLGGFRLDADGLHNASPLATFGALAPASWVLQMLGIFFLVGGYASVLSYRRRSSTTAAWLGGRLARLGRPVLGVSAVWAVLLAVLSALGVPGDTLRTGSTLVIQPLWFVGVYTVVTALTPVCVTLARKLDGWAALPLLVSVAVVDFLRYGPYAEAMPSWLSVLNVLPGWLFAYQLGVSWGEGRIGKRGARLLLVGGGVLFAVLLLVFHYPASMVGVPGEARTNSHPPSLLVVALAAAQSGAAILLRDRLGRLLRKPLLWAPVVVINLSAMTILCWHQTAMLAAAVPASLAGAGGTAVAGLTTAPDTVGWILARAAWLPVFAGLLVLIARYARRFEAPRRADTRAANTRRALAGLLAAGFAVFALGLA
- a CDS encoding aldo/keto reductase, which codes for MTVDKIATVELGAGGPHVGVQGLGCMGMSEFYGDTDERAARDTLDAALEAGVTLLDTADAYGRGANEEFLAPFVGAHRDEITLATKFALVRTDDPHYRGISNDPAYIRTAVEASLRRLDTDVIDLYYMHRRDPAVPLAESIGALAELVRQGKVKQLGLSEVTGPELREAHAVHPIAALQSEWSLFSRDVEKSAVGAAAELGVTLVPYSPLGRGFLTGAFTDAGKDLAEGDFRKHQPRFTGDNARTNAALLAPVHKIAAAHGVTAAQVALAWVQQRAEVHGLNVVPIPGTRKRNRLLENVAATRLTLTADELAALEPIAGRVAGDRYPDMSSTSAAREE
- a CDS encoding MerR family transcriptional regulator; translated protein: MTEHPRPAGQDSYSISEVVAFTGLTAHTLRWYERIGLMPHVDRSHTGQRRFSNRDLDWLAFVGKLRLTGMPVADMVRYAELLRQGEATFEARQELLEETRRDVISRIAELHDTLAVLDHKIDFYAGARRAPERHSV
- a CDS encoding cell wall metabolism sensor histidine kinase WalK, yielding MTDSRSPLGFPRISARVRILLWLLVVMAVALGAVAVTVRSILQRDVDHRISQLLTQETGEFANFVPQGVDPDTGGRFDTADRLLRVYLQRQYADPDEELLGLTGPAGDRPDVIRQRRELPRDIALWQDTGALTRIRASQDSFGTLERPQGELRWAKVEIGPSAGGQPGAFVVAFHPERERAVADKTFWMLLALSGVALLMTTGIGWAVAGRILAPVRLVRTTAAELTEQDLTRRIPVEGRDDIAALAETFNAMLDRLERAFAAQRVFVDDAGHELRTPITIVRGHLELMGDDPADREETVRLVTDELDRMSRIVEDLLLLAGAERPDFVTPEPVQLAELTADVFVKVRTLGEREWELDGVADREVRLDPQRMTQAMVQLAQNAVQHTVPGQRIRIGSRVEAGRDRAGRVELYVADHGPGIPPEDAEVIFERFRRGTSRRGTRTSGAGLGLAIVKAIAEGHHGRVELRRTEGGGATFVLMLETES
- a CDS encoding response regulator transcription factor — its product is MNRILIAEDEERIASFVQKGLRANGFTTVVAEDGDLALGHALTGGFDLMVLDIGLPGRDGFTVLRELREARVTLPVIVLTARDSVRDTVAGLEGGADDWMTKPFRFEELLARVRLRRRTAARTPEVTMLRSGSLALDLRTRRARAEDRTVDLTAREFVLLEMFLRHPGQVLSREQILSHVWGYDFDPGSNIVDVYVRALRRKLGAERLETVRGMGYRLP
- a CDS encoding SLC13 family permease, which encodes MPLPLRQTVGLCAVLGLCALLAVPGAAPGLSADGRLSLAVFALATAAWIATPVDDAYIALGAGLALTVTGVISSETLFATLGDETVWLLICAFVLAAAVTRTGLAGRAAVFLVGGARTVRQLVHLTTAGLVVTAFAVPATSGRAALALPVFLALAAALRERTRLVVMLALLFPTVILLSAVATLIGAGAHLITVGVLWEQTGEHLSFVRWLVLGLPLAVVSSHLAAELVLLTTTRRADRKGPVTITAARIQEHSETAVEGPFTPAESRCLLLLATVVLLWCSEPLHGVSPAVVALIGALVSTSPALGTVRFKDGLRTVPWPLLLFMAATMAMGVALSDSGAADWLVGWIPLGASTPPWLFLAGVVVVSTAAHLALQSRSARSSVLVPLVVAAAVGAGVNPVTAALASTAAAGFCHTLPSSAKPVALFADVPGTPTYTPRDLLRLSAFLAPLTAALVLAFALVVWPLLGVPVLLETQP
- a CDS encoding glycerate kinase yields the protein MTRHTRPAHRIAIAPSGFKESLSAGRVAEAIAIGVRRVIPDADLDLIPLVDGGEGTAEALALASGGRLVPYTATGPVGDPVASHFALLGGPGPLTAVVEMAAVAGLALVPADRRHPGATTTYGVGELIRAALDAGARRILVGCGDSGTSDGGAGALRALGARLTDRHGRELRPGGGSLHELEHIDPAGLDPRLAGAELLVACNPYNVLCGKRGVARVFGPQKGATPAEVELLSAGLERLAAVLTRDLAPSFAPPTGTPVDLRTAPGTGASGGLGAGLAAVGARLLPRYDVLLDGLDLDARLARADFVITAEGALDHQTVRGKIPAEVARRARAAGVPVLVLAGTIGPGAQDVRAVGVDAYSAILPAPMTLVEAIGRSGEFLADATERAMRIMALGTRLAPLAQVAA
- a CDS encoding serine hydrolase domain-containing protein, which translates into the protein MESLRIIDTWPVTTAAAAVVRADGTVLGTHGPAGHRFPLASVTKPLAAYAALVAYEEGAVELDEPAGPEGSTVRHLLAHTSGLAFDEHRVTAPPGNRRLYSNAGFEVLGDHIAKASGIPFAEYLRQAVLEPLAMTSTSLDGSPARDGVSTVADLVRFAAEVQAPRLLDPRTVLDAQSVVHPGLKGVLPGYGHQSPNDWGLGFEIRDSKSPHWTGNTSSPATFGHFGQSGTFLWIDPVAGAACVALTDRAFGPWAVEAWTPFTDAVLAELS
- a CDS encoding RICIN domain-containing protein, with translation MPGTPADPGGALAPGGGERTGGTAVSAAGAVTASRAENPPAGNPANTGASRRPEVANTGEATGARTEVPREAAESTTEPAASSSEGRSGDAAAAVPASSASVPTAELATVSTDGPASGSAVAATGTGGGGGASSQEGDEPPGSRPKKPMLAAAGIVGALLIAVPFLLAGQDDRKPERTRTENAAGTVLDSERPPVPETYTSQSPVPSPTPSRKEEKKEKKEKKPVGPVIHQQPVTPSPTPSPEKSKVVKKPQVKAKVLTPAEKLRQWANGRSGVQNTVIKNAETGQCVDVPGWGKGEVNSRINQDPCTTSTTDNQLWSLDIVDKDGGPQNAPLFLIRNSKGGLCLDLGYYGARSAGTKVAQFHCNATGDNQLWWLDPRGDGTNWIRNAVSNDLCLRPTGGASAGDDTVLEIADCGFGDRWIV